From one Dermacentor andersoni chromosome 1, qqDerAnde1_hic_scaffold, whole genome shotgun sequence genomic stretch:
- the LOC129380947 gene encoding endothelin-converting enzyme 2-like yields the protein MIVAVVSPLALASPRRALVIKVAVILVLFLCVAGAVLIYFLWLYRAKTTTDNSYCDSTDCYHYEVFISGSLNRSINPCDDFSAFVCSAWNYPSVYHHKSRSSREDVVDAWSKNFELMLRRGKKYLAAAEKPLGMLSLCKYSSFLESSSGTETLQRFMEERKIRWPGQPFGGVNPLGVLLDLDFNWGLALWFRVDLLRKQGSSGQRALRISPAARIRGWLSLHRRLVSAGSFFDYWHKHYKLLAAPGTPPATQQQGNRAAEVQIAMLQQLLDASGNHTSSATELLLKDMKSHTPSIPPEQWVSMLNENLNADPAFTGDDRIITSQRALLAALNKIISGYHHDEIMENISWLFVQMISPAVDASIWSLLPRETAMKPDDDPTTAAAMQVAFCSSEVEAAYRFLIISLYTVQNFPLKVRQEIDTRLRDIRNTAVNKINAVDWLKPLWKRRAQGKLNATRTFLWPSEQLLSNMSLSIMYKTFPANDVNFIALWLRVRRSVQELSVEYDEALRMPANLALPLVDYDYLLNSVGVSAQTLSPPAYYEQGTHAMFYGGLGFLYASELVRALDAEGLRIDVEGDIVGELWLSPLWRRAVLDVAGCLAGSGSYFPEIPALEISYSALETALLRDGGRRQRLRIGFTERQLFFVTLCFLTCARPGTQPPADCNKAVMNFPPFADEFGCRDTSKMKPAKQCPFFGQRI from the exons atgaTAGTTGCG GTTGTTTCACCTCTGGCCTTGGCGTCGCCGAGGAGGGCTTTAGTCATCAAAGTGGCTGTGATCTTGGTTCTGTTTCTTTGCGTCGCGGGTGCCGTGCTCATATATTTCCTATGGCTCTACCGCGCCAAAACCACCACTGACAATAGCTACTGTGATAGTACCGACTGTTACCACTACGAGGTTTTCATCAGCGGCTCACTCAACAGGAGCATCAACCCTTGTGACGACTTCAGTGCCTTCGTGTGCTCTGCTTGGAATTACCCCAGCGTGTACCACCACAAGTCGCGCTCGTCCAGGGAGGACGTCGTGGACGCCTGGTCTAAGAACTTCGAGCTGATGCTAAGAAGAGGCAAGAAATACCTCGCAGCGGCTGAAAAGCCGCTCGGTATGCTCAGCCTCTGCAAATACAGCTCGTTCCTCGAATCGTCGTCAGGTACAGAGACACTTCAAAGGTTCATGGAGGAGCGCAAGATTCGCTGGCCTGGGCAGCCGTTTGGCGGTGTAAACCCGTTAGGTGTGCTTCTTGATTTGGACTTCAACTGGGGCTTGGCGTTGTGGTTTCGCGTCGACTTGCTTCGAAAGCAGGGCTCCAGTGGCCAGCGCGCCTTGCGCATCAGTCCGGCTGCGCGCATCCGCGGGTGGCTGAGCCTCCATCGGCGGCTTGTGTCTGCTGGCAGTTTCTTCGATTACTGGCACAAGCACTACAAGCTCTTGGCGGCTCCGGGGACGCCTCCTGCGACACAGCAACAGGGAAATAGGGCTGCGGAAGTGCAAATTGCTATGCTTCAGCAGTTGCTTGATGCCAGCGGGAACCACACGTCGTCGGCTACAGAGTTACTCCTCAAAGATATGAAAAGCCATACTCCCAGCATTCCACCCGAACAGTGGGTGTCCATGCTCAACGAAAATCTTAATGCCGACCCGGCGTTCACTGGCGACGATCGCATCATCACCAGCCAGCGAGCACTCCTTGCTGCCCTTAACAAGATAATCTCTGGCTACCATCACGACGAGATAATGGAGAACATCTCTTGGCTCTTTGTACAGATGATTTCTCCCGCCGTAGATGCGTCGATCTGGTCGCTGCTGCCACGAGAAACCGCGATGAAGCCTGACGACGATCCAACAACTGCCGCTGCAATGCAGGTCGCATTCTGCTCGTCGGAAGTTGAGGCCGCGTACCGCTTTCTCATCATATCACTCTACACCGTACAAAACTTTCCTCTTAAGGTGCGGCAAGAGATCGATACGCGGCTCAGGGACATCCGCAACACAGCAGTGAACAAGATTAACGCCGTTGATTGGCTTAAGCCCCTGTGGAAGAGGCGCGCGCAAGGGAAGTTGAATGCGACTAGGACATTTCTGTGGCCCTCCGAACAGCTACTGAGCAACATGTCGCTGTCTATTATGTACAAAACATTTCCCGCTAACGACGTAAACTTCATTGCGCTTTGGCTACGCGTGCGCAGGTCTGTCCAGGAACTCTCCGTGGAATACGACGAGGCGTTACGCATGCCGGCCAACTTGGCGCTGCCGCTGGTCGATTATGATTATCTGCTCAACAGCGTTGGCGTCTCAGCGCAGACTTTGTCGCCACCCGCATACTACGAGCAAGGTACACACGCCATGTTTTACGGAGGCTTGGGCTTTTTGTATGCAAGCGAACTGGTGCGCGCTCTGGACGCTGAGGGATTGCGCATTGACGTGGAAGGGGACATCGTTGGCGAGCTCTGGCTTTCACCTCTTTGGCGGCGCGCTGTTCTGGACGTTGCGGGGTGCCTGGCCGGAAGTGGCAGCTACTTCCCGGAGATTCCTGCTCTCGAGATCAGCTACAGTGCCCTGGAGACAGCGCTGCTACGCGACGGCGGCCGGCGGCAGCGGCTGCGCATCGGCTTCACCGAAAGGCAACTGTTCTTCGTCACCCTCTGCTTTCTCACCTGTGCCCGGCCCGGCACGCAGCCTCCGGCTGACTGCAATAAGGCGGTGATGAACTTTCCTCCGTTCGCCGATGAATTTGGTTGCCGCGATACTTCGAAGATGAAACCTGCTAAACAGTGTCCTTTCTTCGGCCAACGAATTTAG